One genomic region from Rothia dentocariosa ATCC 17931 encodes:
- a CDS encoding PHP domain-containing protein: MTERYDLHIHSAISDGTQPLTELIPLIHEAGLTGFALTDHDTACGWSQAAELAGEYGLDFLPGAEFSCRYTYCDEQGRKRTKSVHLLAYGYDPQSSELARRVEEIRRSRAGRARRIVELLSADYPLTWEHVQEQTGEENASVGRPHIADALIAAGIVASREEAFGRILYAGSPYYVPQESMDPLEATRLVRAAGGVPVVAHPMSENRGPALPLEYLGQMVDAGLAGVEVYHRENSEPNRARLLEFARDRELLVTGSSDYHGAGKPNRLGENTTARETVEAIRAQIRG; the protein is encoded by the coding sequence ATGACCGAACGTTACGATCTGCATATTCACTCTGCAATTTCTGATGGCACTCAGCCGCTCACCGAATTAATTCCGCTTATTCACGAGGCGGGACTGACAGGATTCGCGCTTACCGACCATGACACCGCGTGCGGATGGTCGCAGGCGGCCGAGCTGGCGGGGGAGTACGGGCTGGATTTTCTGCCCGGTGCCGAGTTTTCGTGCCGGTACACGTATTGCGATGAGCAGGGGCGAAAGCGTACTAAGAGCGTGCATCTGCTGGCCTACGGGTATGATCCGCAATCCTCCGAGCTGGCGCGGCGAGTTGAGGAAATTCGGCGCTCGCGTGCGGGGCGGGCACGGCGCATCGTTGAGCTACTATCCGCCGACTACCCGCTCACCTGGGAGCATGTGCAGGAACAGACGGGTGAAGAGAACGCATCGGTGGGGCGACCCCATATTGCGGATGCGCTGATTGCCGCCGGAATCGTCGCCAGCCGTGAGGAGGCGTTCGGTCGTATTCTTTATGCGGGCTCACCCTACTATGTGCCGCAAGAGAGCATGGACCCGCTGGAAGCGACTCGGCTGGTGCGCGCGGCGGGCGGTGTGCCGGTGGTGGCGCATCCGATGAGTGAAAATCGTGGTCCTGCGTTGCCCCTTGAGTACCTGGGACAGATGGTGGATGCGGGCCTCGCCGGGGTCGAGGTCTACCATCGCGAAAATTCTGAACCGAACCGTGCGCGTCTGCTGGAATTTGCGCGCGACCGTGAGCTTTTAGTGACCGGTTCCAGCGACTACCACGGTGCGGGCAAACCGAATAGGCTGGGGGAGAATACCACTGCCCGCGAAACTGTTGAGGCGATCCGCGCCCAGATTCGCGGCTAA